A DNA window from Trichosurus vulpecula isolate mTriVul1 chromosome 2, mTriVul1.pri, whole genome shotgun sequence contains the following coding sequences:
- the RBM41 gene encoding LOW QUALITY PROTEIN: RNA-binding protein 41 (The sequence of the model RefSeq protein was modified relative to this genomic sequence to represent the inferred CDS: inserted 5 bases in 3 codons; deleted 1 base in 1 codon; substituted 2 bases at 2 genomic stop codons) produces the protein MPCRDPAHSSGVGSSGNSSSGNRKRINISLSSGDLILEDLETEGXRQLRSLLHHQLDTSISVEECVSKKQSFAPAAVYEPFGKEAAGTLSLSQVXALQKSDQTITSLRDLGLNHREIVLWKNRASSHRGTGLGAAPEATQDHLPDVEEKXVALPQRFSGSKQLSPGEMEIEKALFQGNDRHSFLRALYYQGESYKRLEAEKDPINNLETIYQEMLAKPHPEEAQLMRSEPFASPSLDPDALVDTSITAKNLSVLQDQGNQVAQAEGPSLPVXESESQQCLTGSKKGTELVEFVTEDEINRNHPSEENIHKIPMFASYSPGEPNKVLYLKNLSPWVTEKELVSLFAWFQEKKGPPTQFQVLIGLMKGQAFITFPNMXMAQQALLLLNGYNLLGKTLVIEFGKNKTQMLGLQSAFPIPCATDSMTDRMGTKREMDQTPCVLTCICHSLLGSLYNEPPHRR, from the exons CTGTCGGGATCCAGCGCACAGCAGCGGCGTCGGCTCTAGTGGCAACAGCTCTAGTGGCAacaggaagagaataaacatcaGCCTTTCCAGTGGTGACCTTATTCTGGAGGACTTGGAAACAGAAGG GAGGCAGCTGAGAAGCCTCCTTCACCATCAGCTTGATACTTCTATATCCGTAGAGGAGTGTGTATCCAAGAAACAATCCTTTGCCCCTGCTGCAGTGTATGAGCCCTTTGGGAAGGAGGCAGCTGGGACTTTGAGCTTGTCCCAGGTTTAAGCACTACAAAAGAGTGATCAGACAATCACATCTCTGAGGGACTTGGGACTTAACCATAGAGAGATTGTGCTGTGGAAGAACCGAGCTTCATCCCACAGGGGTACAGGGCTGGGAGCAGCCCCTGAAGCAACACAGGACCATCTTCCTGATGTTGAAGAGA ATGTGGCCTTGCCACAGAGGTTTTCAGGGAGTAAACAACTGAGCCCGGGAGAGATGGAAATAGAAAAGGCTTTGTTTCAGGGGAATGATCGCCATTCCTTCCTGAGGGCTCTCTATTACCAAGGTGAATCCTATAAGAGACTAGAGGCTGAGAAGGACCCCATTAATAATCTGGAGACTATTTACCAAGAGATGCTGGCCAAACCACATCCGGAAGAGGCTCAGCTTATGAGAAGCGAACCCTTTGCTTCCCcctcactggacccagatgcatTAGTGGACACTAGTATTACAGCTAAGAACCTGTCAGTACTTCAGGATCAGGGAAACCAGGTGGCACAGGCTGAGGGGCCTAGCCTCCCTGT GGAATCTGAGTCTCAGCAATGTCTTACGGGGTCCAAGAAGGGGACAGAACTAGTGGAGTTTGTCACAGAAGATGAGATCAATAGAAATCATCCATCGGAGGAGAACATCCATAAAATTCCTATGTTTGCTTCA TACAGTCCTGGAGAGCCGAACAAGGTATTGTATTTGAAGAACCTCAGTCCTTGGGTGACTGAGAAGGAACTTGTCTCCTTGTTTGCCTGGTTCCAGGAGAAAAAAGGACCCCCGACTCAATTCCAAGTATTGATTGGCCTCATGAAGGgccaggccttcatcaccttccCCAATATGTAGATGGCCCAGCAAGCATTGCTGCTGCTGAATGGATACAACCTACTGGGGAAGACACTGGTGATAGAGTTTGGGAAGAACAAAACTCAGATGTTGGGGCTTCAGTCAGCCTTTCCCATCCCATGTGCAACAGATAGCATGACAGATAGGATGGGAACTAAAAGAGAAATGGACCAGACTCCTTGTGTTCTCACTTGTATTTGCCACTCACTTCTAGGGTCTCTATATAATGAACCACCTCATAGGAGATAG